A window from Drosophila nasuta strain 15112-1781.00 chromosome 3, ASM2355853v1, whole genome shotgun sequence encodes these proteins:
- the LOC132794512 gene encoding probable prefoldin subunit 4, which translates to MAAKVASNTNKVFQNHDDVHISFEDQQRINRFAKHNARMDDLKVELDMKKNDLKCVEEALEEIELFDEEEDIPFLIGEVFLSHKLGKTQELLAETKNQTLKEIASIEAKAKVIKAEMDELKAHLYQRFGSNISLESDD; encoded by the exons ATGGCCGCTAAAGTTGCAAGCAATACCAATAAAGTGTTCCAGAAT CACGATGATGTGCATATATCATTCGAGGATCAACAGCGCATTAACCGCTTCGCCAAGCATAATGCGCGCATGGATGATCTGAAAGTGGAGTTGGATATGAAGAAGAATGATCTCAAGTGCGTGGAGGAGGCGCTCGAGGAAATTGAGCTCTTCGACGAGGAGGAAGACATTCCCTTTCTAATTGGCGAAGTTTTCCTCTCCCACAAGCTGGGCAAGACACAAGAACTGCTCGCCGAGACCAAGAATCAAACGCTCAAGGAAATTGCCAGCATCGAGGCCAAGGCGAAGGTGATCAAAGCTGAAATGGATGAATTAAAGGCTCATCTCTACCAGCGGTTTGGCAGCAACATTTCGCTTGAAAGCGACGATTAA